The Candidatus Dadabacteria bacterium genome has a segment encoding these proteins:
- a CDS encoding autotransporter domain-containing protein has product MKTIKQHASIFILRVAICFAVALLSLGFAATPAEAQEQAGFSIADAHAVEGETMIFEVTISQAQTETVMVNYATADATPVSATAGTDYTATSGTLMFARGETTKTIGVAIVDDSENEDIPANVGVSSGTVDERFLVRLSSPSGELNLIRSEATGTILDNEGTLATVSASSAVVTEGGSVSFTFAVARSAAESSYNFTLNYDLNISDGYMGSFSPSGVDPSTPHIRRDNTIVWFTYNVADNNIPQSNGFITIALIPKDPREQFSYGVGEQNTVTVEIIDNDRAFSISPVAPTVSEDADSITLTVALNTEINEEASVQYTTSDGTAEEPGDYTDTSGTLNFATGETEKTIMIPILPDTVYGEEDETFTVTLSGEMGAGIQTATATVTITDADDSPPVLTVDDVFASEGETLTFTARLTDGSNNPATSVNDVTFTWQTLTQGSTVGRYTSAPATTLTINAGQAERMFTVDTTGNTEQDGNGVVIVQLSNLTGASFIGDPAPDTVTATGTIRDDETLVTEEANKAVLPQAAAVAALQTAKTVGGRVNAAFDGLGNNGVSVHGRGWKQFLAAEAARKNERAELPNLELPDLAFAFAAKNGGWIVDSGGPFDRLGVWGRGYYKAFEVEDKNNAPDFDGSIVGGMIGADTLLTDNVLAGIGFNLFQTAADYETGGGVADPKGTHEMFVWSVHPYFGWRPDTRMTFWGTVGYGMGDNETTETGGDTRKRNVMYMMAGAGGSGLLYEAAIGGGTVRVNAIGDLVLARISEDNGIDSDAGTVRCGFEGEFETAMSGGSSAGVSVELAYRGDFGDTVGGSGLEGGGGVNFRVPSAGVTVNVDGRYLVYHSEEVSEYGFSGNVLWSHGSTGPYALFSPKWGATNDRRDDLWENGANGRQIEAETGERRYNFEAGYSIALPEERGILKIFARSEMELRSTVVRSGGINFKTNNGLSAGFETVSRIGETPEHRGYLRYSGMF; this is encoded by the coding sequence TTGAAAACCATCAAACAGCACGCTTCCATTTTCATCTTGCGGGTAGCAATCTGTTTTGCCGTTGCATTGCTGTCGCTTGGCTTTGCGGCAACTCCAGCGGAGGCCCAAGAACAGGCCGGGTTCTCCATCGCGGACGCCCATGCGGTTGAGGGCGAAACAATGATTTTTGAAGTAACGATTAGTCAGGCGCAGACGGAAACGGTTATGGTGAATTATGCAACCGCCGATGCCACTCCGGTATCAGCAACGGCGGGAACTGACTATACGGCAACAAGCGGCACACTGATGTTTGCACGCGGTGAGACCACAAAGACAATAGGGGTGGCGATTGTCGATGACTCAGAAAATGAGGACATTCCTGCTAACGTGGGAGTTTCGTCGGGAACTGTGGATGAACGATTTCTGGTCAGACTGTCAAGTCCGAGCGGGGAATTGAATCTCATTCGTAGTGAGGCAACGGGCACCATTCTGGATAATGAGGGCACATTGGCAACAGTCAGTGCGAGTAGCGCTGTCGTTACGGAAGGCGGGTCAGTATCATTCACATTTGCCGTCGCGCGGAGCGCGGCTGAAAGTTCATATAACTTTACCCTTAATTACGACCTCAATATCAGTGACGGCTACATGGGGAGTTTCAGTCCCAGTGGAGTAGACCCCTCCACTCCGCACATTCGCAGAGATAACACCATAGTTTGGTTCACCTACAATGTGGCGGACAATAACATTCCCCAGTCCAACGGGTTTATAACAATCGCCCTCATCCCGAAGGACCCAAGAGAGCAGTTTTCCTACGGTGTAGGCGAACAAAACACCGTTACCGTAGAAATTATTGACAATGACCGCGCATTCTCAATCTCGCCGGTCGCACCGACTGTGAGTGAAGATGCGGACAGTATTACTCTAACTGTAGCGCTGAATACGGAGATAAACGAAGAGGCCTCGGTGCAATATACAACCTCGGACGGAACGGCGGAGGAACCCGGCGACTACACGGACACATCGGGGACACTGAATTTTGCTACGGGAGAAACGGAGAAAACTATAATGATTCCGATCTTGCCGGACACTGTTTACGGAGAGGAAGACGAGACATTTACGGTAACTCTGTCGGGCGAAATGGGGGCTGGCATCCAAACAGCAACGGCAACAGTTACTATCACTGACGCTGATGACAGTCCACCTGTTCTTACGGTTGATGATGTTTTTGCAAGCGAAGGAGAAACACTGACCTTCACCGCGCGTTTGACGGACGGAAGCAACAATCCGGCTACTTCCGTCAATGATGTAACCTTCACTTGGCAGACCCTCACACAAGGGTCTACGGTGGGACGCTATACAAGCGCCCCCGCCACTACGCTGACCATTAATGCGGGACAGGCGGAAAGAATGTTCACCGTGGACACGACCGGAAACACGGAACAGGATGGTAACGGCGTGGTCATTGTTCAATTATCAAACCTGACGGGCGCGAGTTTCATCGGTGACCCGGCTCCCGACACCGTAACGGCGACCGGAACGATACGGGATGATGAAACCCTGGTCACGGAGGAAGCCAACAAAGCCGTTTTGCCGCAAGCGGCGGCCGTTGCCGCATTACAGACGGCGAAAACCGTAGGCGGCAGAGTGAATGCGGCTTTTGACGGTCTGGGAAACAACGGTGTTTCCGTGCATGGGAGGGGATGGAAACAATTCCTTGCGGCGGAAGCGGCAAGGAAAAACGAACGGGCGGAGTTGCCCAATTTGGAACTGCCTGACCTTGCATTTGCGTTTGCGGCTAAAAATGGCGGATGGATTGTCGACTCCGGAGGCCCGTTTGACCGTTTGGGCGTCTGGGGACGTGGCTACTACAAGGCGTTTGAGGTGGAAGACAAAAACAATGCACCAGACTTTGACGGTAGCATTGTCGGCGGAATGATAGGGGCGGACACGCTTTTGACGGACAATGTGCTTGCGGGCATCGGTTTCAACCTTTTTCAGACCGCCGCTGATTACGAAACGGGCGGCGGCGTAGCCGATCCGAAAGGCACGCACGAGATGTTTGTGTGGAGTGTTCACCCGTATTTCGGCTGGCGTCCCGACACCCGGATGACGTTCTGGGGAACAGTAGGCTACGGAATGGGAGACAACGAAACGACGGAAACCGGAGGCGACACCCGCAAAAGGAATGTGATGTATATGATGGCGGGAGCGGGCGGAAGCGGTCTTTTGTATGAAGCCGCCATCGGCGGCGGAACGGTTAGGGTTAATGCAATCGGCGACCTTGTACTCGCCCGGATTTCGGAAGACAATGGAATTGATTCCGATGCCGGAACGGTTCGTTGCGGATTTGAGGGTGAGTTTGAGACGGCAATGTCAGGCGGCTCTTCGGCCGGTGTTTCAGTTGAGTTGGCGTATCGCGGCGATTTTGGAGACACGGTTGGCGGAAGCGGCCTTGAGGGTGGCGGCGGTGTGAACTTCCGAGTCCCGTCCGCGGGAGTAACCGTTAATGTTGACGGTCGTTATCTTGTGTACCACAGCGAGGAAGTAAGCGAATACGGCTTTTCCGGCAATGTTCTCTGGTCGCACGGAAGCACGGGCCCCTATGCATTGTTCTCTCCGAAATGGGGCGCAACGAATGACCGCAGAGATGATCTTTGGGAAAACGGTGCAAACGGTCGCCAGATAGAAGCGGAGACCGGAGAGAGGCGTTACAACTTTGAAGCTGGTTACAGCATTGCTCTTCCGGAGGAGAGGGGCATTCTGAAAATCTTCGCAAGAAGCGAGATGGAATTGAGGTCAACGGTTGTCCGTTCGGGCGGAATCAATTTTAAGACAAACAACGGCCTGAGTGCCGGATTTGAGACCGTTTCCCGTATAGGCGAAACACCGGAGCACCGGGGTTACTTGCGCTACAGCGGAATGTTTTAA
- the ggt gene encoding gamma-glutamyltransferase, with protein MKFDLRGRFFPLFLLLFLLPPPASGSGGGAVSAANPHAARAGVEILRKGGSAVDAAIAAQMVLNLVEPQASGVGGGAFMLHWDGGAKKLATFDGRETAPRSADENLFTDEGSPMRWADAAADGRSVGTPGLLAMLEKAHRKHGRLKWKTLFEPAFRLSKRGFAVSPRLSEMVGKNREGLGKYEKSRSYFLTASGEPPAPGSVLKNPAFANVLSKVARKGPRAFYRGRTARKLVREVKRAGGGLSVSDLRGYKAKEREPVCGSYRSYLVCGMGPPTSGGMTVLQILKMLERFDMASLDPMSAKAAHLFTQAARLAYADRNVHIADPDFHHVPVAGLTDAQYLQKRSRLIDAQKDMGGAAAGIPGCAAMRGGPLEFPSTTHISVVDGRGNAVSMTSSIEKAFGSGVMTDGFLLNNQLTDFSFSPSGKDGCPVANRVRPGKRPRSSMSPTIVFDEEGNLRLIVGSPGGSRIINYVARSVVAVLDWGLDVQAAVALPHYVNRNGKTELERGTEAELLAPALREMGHEVVISELTSGLHGLEFADGKVRGGADPRREGVTLFAD; from the coding sequence ATGAAGTTTGACCTGCGCGGGCGGTTTTTTCCGCTGTTTCTTTTACTTTTTCTGCTTCCGCCGCCGGCTTCCGGTTCGGGGGGCGGGGCGGTGAGCGCGGCAAACCCGCACGCCGCGCGGGCGGGGGTTGAGATTCTCCGCAAGGGCGGCTCGGCGGTTGACGCGGCGATAGCGGCGCAGATGGTTTTGAACCTCGTTGAACCGCAGGCTTCGGGTGTGGGCGGCGGCGCGTTTATGCTTCACTGGGACGGCGGGGCGAAAAAACTTGCGACTTTTGACGGAAGGGAAACCGCGCCCCGCTCGGCGGACGAAAATCTTTTCACCGATGAGGGAAGCCCGATGCGGTGGGCGGACGCCGCCGCAGACGGGCGCTCTGTCGGAACGCCGGGGCTGCTTGCCATGCTTGAAAAAGCGCACCGGAAGCACGGGAGGCTGAAGTGGAAAACTCTTTTTGAACCGGCATTCCGCCTCTCAAAACGGGGTTTTGCCGTTTCCCCGCGCTTGAGTGAAATGGTCGGAAAAAATCGTGAAGGGCTCGGCAAATATGAGAAGTCCCGCTCATATTTCCTTACCGCTTCGGGAGAACCTCCCGCCCCCGGCTCGGTTTTGAAAAATCCGGCTTTTGCGAATGTTTTGTCCAAAGTGGCGCGGAAAGGACCCCGCGCTTTTTATCGCGGACGCACAGCGCGAAAACTTGTCCGGGAGGTTAAGAGGGCGGGCGGCGGGCTTTCCGTTTCGGATTTGCGCGGTTACAAAGCCAAAGAGCGCGAGCCCGTTTGCGGCTCATACCGCTCATATCTTGTTTGCGGAATGGGGCCTCCGACTTCGGGAGGGATGACGGTTCTTCAAATCCTGAAAATGCTTGAGCGGTTTGACATGGCGTCTTTGGACCCGATGTCCGCAAAGGCGGCGCACCTTTTCACGCAGGCGGCGCGCCTTGCCTACGCCGACCGGAACGTTCACATTGCCGACCCCGATTTTCACCATGTTCCGGTCGCCGGGTTGACCGATGCGCAATACCTTCAAAAGCGGTCGCGTCTCATAGACGCTCAAAAAGACATGGGCGGCGCGGCGGCGGGAATACCGGGATGCGCGGCAATGCGGGGCGGCCCGCTTGAGTTTCCGTCAACAACCCATATATCGGTTGTTGACGGACGGGGCAACGCCGTTTCAATGACTTCAAGCATAGAGAAGGCGTTCGGTTCGGGAGTGATGACGGACGGGTTTCTGCTGAATAACCAACTTACGGATTTTTCATTTTCCCCGTCCGGCAAAGACGGCTGCCCGGTTGCCAACCGCGTCCGGCCCGGCAAGAGACCCCGGAGTTCAATGTCTCCCACGATTGTGTTTGATGAAGAGGGGAATCTCCGTCTCATTGTCGGCTCTCCGGGCGGGAGCAGGATAATCAATTATGTCGCCCGTTCCGTTGTCGCCGTTCTGGACTGGGGGCTGGATGTTCAGGCCGCCGTTGCTCTCCCCCATTATGTAAACCGCAACGGAAAAACGGAACTGGAACGGGGCACGGAGGCGGAACTGCTCGCCCCCGCCTTGAGGGAAATGGGGCATGAGGTGGTGATAAGTGAACTCACCAGCGGGCTTCACGGGCTTGAGTTTGCGGACGGAAAAGTCCGGGGAGGGGCTGATCCCAGAAGGGAGGGGGTTACTCTTTTTGCGGATTAA
- a CDS encoding VOC family protein has product MKVYVTSVFVDDQDKAERFYTDILGFKVKNNIPLGENRWLTVVSGEDPEGTEVLLEPSSHPAVKPYKDALVSDGIPAHSFQVDNLDAERKRLGDRGVNFVQEPVDAGPVRVAVFDDTCGNLIQLVEMIDTEPS; this is encoded by the coding sequence ATGAAAGTTTATGTGACCAGCGTCTTTGTAGATGACCAGGACAAAGCGGAGAGGTTTTACACTGATATTCTTGGCTTCAAGGTTAAGAACAATATTCCTTTGGGTGAAAATCGCTGGTTGACTGTCGTGTCCGGTGAAGACCCTGAGGGAACGGAAGTGTTACTTGAGCCAAGCAGCCATCCTGCCGTTAAACCCTACAAGGATGCGCTGGTTTCCGATGGCATTCCGGCGCACTCTTTTCAAGTGGACAATCTTGATGCAGAGCGGAAAAGACTCGGCGACCGGGGCGTGAACTTTGTTCAAGAACCGGTGGATGCGGGGCCGGTTCGCGTGGCGGTGTTCGATGATACCTGCGGGAATCTTATTCAGTTGGTTGAGATGATAGATACTGAGCCAAGCTGA
- a CDS encoding endonuclease NucS → MEKIASDDRKTALIRAAEDGDTKAIWESLEAGADIEETEDNKGWTPLMRVAADGNTKAILALLEAGADIEARDRYGGTALMKAVKKGHTKAIRVLVEAGADIETRHNGGWTAFDLWKEREENERKNQVALMSAFGLGEEKGKRQEISNLLRPTSLRGDKTNIDKSYIKVDDSNAHRVSFSTEAELENFLCSHWENTVFGKGFDIYRDTEGRSGKQYPTDLEERIDILAISKDRKTFLVVELKVSKAPDTVVAQCQRYIGFVKEKLAKKSQVVRGVIIATEKDKKVERSLSEVSNIDFCTYKIDYGAVHLEKVE, encoded by the coding sequence ATGGAAAAAATAGCAAGCGATGATAGGAAAACGGCGTTGATACGGGCGGCAGAGGATGGCGATACCAAAGCAATATGGGAATCACTGGAAGCAGGGGCGGATATAGAGGAAACAGAAGATAATAAAGGCTGGACACCTCTAATGCGGGTAGCGGCTGACGGAAACACTAAAGCAATACTGGCATTGCTGGAAGCGGGAGCAGACATAGAAGCAAGGGATAGATACGGCGGGACGGCTCTGATGAAGGCAGTGAAAAAAGGACATACCAAAGCAATAAGGGTATTGGTAGAAGCAGGGGCGGATATAGAAACGAGGCATAATGGTGGTTGGACGGCTTTTGACCTGTGGAAAGAGAGAGAGGAAAATGAGAGAAAAAATCAGGTGGCACTGATGTCGGCCTTTGGACTGGGGGAAGAGAAAGGGAAGAGACAGGAGATATCAAACTTACTCAGGCCAACAAGTCTAAGAGGTGACAAAACAAATATCGACAAATCTTACATAAAAGTGGATGACTCGAACGCTCATAGAGTTTCTTTCTCTACAGAAGCGGAGTTGGAAAATTTTCTTTGTTCACATTGGGAGAACACTGTCTTTGGCAAGGGCTTTGACATTTACAGAGACACGGAAGGGCGAAGCGGTAAGCAATACCCTACAGACTTGGAAGAACGGATTGATATTCTTGCTATAAGCAAAGACAGAAAAACCTTTCTTGTAGTTGAACTGAAAGTGAGCAAAGCCCCCGATACCGTTGTCGCGCAATGCCAGCGCTACATTGGCTTTGTCAAAGAGAAATTGGCAAAGAAGAGTCAGGTAGTCCGAGGCGTAATAATCGCCACAGAAAAAGACAAGAAGGTGGAAAGATCCTTGTCAGAAGTGTCTAACATTGACTTCTGCACATACAAGATTGACTATGGGGCTGTTCATCTTGAGAAGGTTGAGTAA
- a CDS encoding nucleotidyl transferase AbiEii/AbiGii toxin family protein: MAERFMGLSARSRRNALEVAATKSGRPAHLLEKDVWVVWALQTLFESPFGEHLVFKGGTSLSKAHNVIKRFSEDVDITYDIRKIIPDLIGADGEALPKTGSQEKRWSKEIRKRLPDWVTGSVQPQIDRTIRQEELNATTSAENDKLFIKYKPAIAGSNYVAPRVMLEFGARSTGEPASVHGVTCDAADLLDDGLVFPIARPNTMKAERTFWEKATAIHVYCLQKRLRGKRFSRHFYDLVKLDDAGIADSAISDRDLARSVAKHKSVFFAEKGDDGKIIDYEAAVSGGLCLVPKGAARDSLREDYEDMIDDGLLWEEVEDFESLLDHCSSIVARANGR, translated from the coding sequence ATGGCTGAGAGATTCATGGGTTTGTCCGCGAGGAGTCGGCGTAATGCGCTGGAAGTCGCGGCTACGAAGTCCGGACGGCCCGCTCACTTGCTTGAAAAGGATGTTTGGGTTGTTTGGGCGTTGCAAACCCTTTTTGAATCGCCGTTTGGAGAACATCTGGTTTTCAAGGGCGGCACATCTTTGTCCAAAGCGCATAATGTAATCAAGCGTTTTTCGGAAGATGTGGATATTACCTATGACATTCGGAAAATTATTCCGGACTTGATAGGCGCAGATGGTGAGGCGCTACCTAAAACGGGCAGTCAAGAGAAGCGCTGGTCCAAAGAAATTCGGAAACGTCTGCCGGATTGGGTTACAGGGTCTGTGCAACCGCAGATAGACCGAACCATTCGTCAAGAAGAACTAAATGCTACGACGAGCGCGGAAAATGACAAACTGTTTATCAAATACAAACCTGCAATAGCCGGGTCAAATTATGTTGCCCCTCGGGTAATGCTTGAATTCGGGGCGCGCTCAACAGGCGAACCGGCGAGTGTTCATGGAGTAACTTGTGATGCCGCCGACTTGCTTGATGACGGGCTGGTATTCCCAATTGCGCGTCCCAATACGATGAAAGCGGAGCGCACTTTCTGGGAAAAAGCCACGGCGATTCACGTCTACTGCCTTCAAAAGAGACTCAGAGGAAAACGCTTCTCGCGGCACTTTTACGACCTTGTCAAACTGGATGATGCGGGTATCGCTGACTCCGCAATAAGTGACAGGGATTTAGCCCGGAGTGTTGCAAAGCACAAGAGCGTATTTTTTGCTGAAAAGGGAGATGATGGCAAGATCATTGATTACGAGGCCGCTGTTAGTGGAGGGCTGTGCCTTGTGCCGAAAGGCGCTGCGAGAGACAGTTTGAGAGAGGACTACGAAGATATGATTGATGACGGTTTATTATGGGAAGAAGTTGAGGATTTTGAAAGTCTTTTGGATCATTGTTCAAGTATCGTTGCCCGTGCCAATGGTAGGTGA
- the thiC gene encoding phosphomethylpyrimidine synthase ThiC, with protein sequence MAETSIERRPFPGSEKVYVEGELHGGLRVAMRRVRLEPTNGLPNPPVDIYDTSGPYTDPEASIDVHGGLEPRRRKWIEERGDVEPAAGGAPGGNGFSARRPLRAKGANRVTQMAYARRGVITQEMEYAAIRENSNPEFVRDEVARGRAIIPSNINHPESEPMVIGRNFLVKVNANIGNSAVTSSVEEEVEKAVWACRWGADTIMDLSTGKRIHETREWIIRNSPVPVGTVPIYQALEKVSGSPEELTWQIYRDTLIEQAEQGVDYFTIHAGVLLRYIPLTSERLTGIVSRGGSIMAKWCLSHHRENFLYENFGEICEIMRAYDVSFSLGDGLRPGSIADANDAAQFAELQTLGELTKKAWENDVQVMIEGPGHIPMNLIKENVDREAEVCGEAPFYTLGPLTTDIAPAYDHITSAIGAAEIGRHGTAMLCYVTPKEHLGLPNKQDVKEGVIAYKIAAHAADLAKGHPLARVRDDALSKARFEFRWNDQFNLSLDPETAREYHDETLPSDNAKSAHFCSMCGPKFCSMEITQQIREYAKERGVSEKAAVRKGLEDKAKEFKEKGGNIYSGDKTA encoded by the coding sequence ATGGCGGAAACATCAATTGAGCGGCGTCCTTTTCCGGGTTCGGAGAAGGTTTATGTTGAGGGAGAACTGCACGGCGGTTTGCGTGTGGCAATGAGGCGCGTCCGTCTTGAGCCCACAAACGGGCTTCCGAACCCGCCGGTTGACATTTACGACACAAGCGGCCCCTACACCGACCCTGAAGCGAGCATAGACGTTCACGGGGGCCTTGAGCCCCGGAGGCGCAAGTGGATAGAGGAAAGGGGGGATGTTGAACCCGCCGCCGGGGGCGCGCCCGGAGGCAACGGGTTTTCCGCCCGCCGCCCGCTCAGGGCGAAAGGCGCAAACAGGGTGACCCAGATGGCTTACGCCCGCCGGGGCGTCATCACTCAGGAGATGGAGTATGCGGCTATAAGGGAGAACTCAAACCCGGAGTTTGTCCGCGATGAAGTGGCGCGGGGCAGGGCGATAATTCCAAGCAACATCAATCATCCCGAATCAGAGCCGATGGTGATAGGGCGCAACTTCCTTGTGAAGGTGAACGCCAACATAGGCAACTCGGCTGTAACATCAAGCGTTGAGGAAGAGGTGGAAAAAGCGGTGTGGGCGTGCCGCTGGGGCGCGGACACGATAATGGACCTTTCAACGGGCAAACGGATACACGAAACCAGAGAGTGGATAATACGCAACTCTCCCGTTCCGGTCGGAACAGTCCCGATATATCAGGCGCTTGAGAAGGTTTCGGGCAGTCCGGAGGAACTCACATGGCAAATCTACCGGGACACCCTAATAGAGCAGGCGGAGCAGGGGGTTGATTATTTCACCATACACGCCGGAGTGCTTCTCAGATACATACCGCTCACCTCGGAGCGGCTTACGGGCATTGTGTCGCGCGGCGGTTCAATAATGGCAAAGTGGTGTCTTTCGCACCACAGGGAAAATTTCCTTTACGAGAACTTCGGGGAGATATGCGAAATTATGAGGGCTTACGACGTGTCTTTTTCTCTGGGAGACGGCCTGAGGCCCGGCTCAATAGCGGACGCCAATGACGCGGCGCAGTTTGCGGAGCTCCAAACCCTCGGCGAACTTACAAAAAAGGCGTGGGAAAACGATGTTCAGGTAATGATTGAGGGCCCCGGACACATACCGATGAATCTGATAAAGGAAAATGTTGACAGGGAGGCGGAGGTCTGCGGTGAAGCGCCTTTCTATACGCTTGGCCCGCTTACAACCGATATTGCCCCCGCCTATGACCATATAACCTCGGCCATCGGGGCGGCGGAAATAGGCAGGCACGGGACGGCAATGCTTTGCTATGTTACCCCCAAGGAGCATCTGGGGCTGCCAAACAAACAGGATGTGAAGGAAGGCGTTATCGCCTACAAGATCGCCGCGCATGCGGCTGACCTTGCAAAGGGGCATCCGCTTGCCCGCGTCCGGGATGACGCGCTCAGCAAGGCGCGTTTTGAATTCCGCTGGAACGACCAGTTCAATCTCTCTCTTGACCCTGAAACCGCGCGGGAATATCACGATGAGACGCTCCCCTCAGACAACGCCAAGAGCGCGCATTTCTGTTCCATGTGCGGGCCGAAGTTCTGCTCAATGGAGATAACGCAGCAGATAAGGGAATATGCGAAAGAGCGGGGAGTTTCCGAAAAAGCCGCCGTCCGCAAGGGTCTTGAAGACAAGGCGAAAGAGTTCAAGGAAAAGGGCGGAAACATTTACTCCGGAGACAAGACGGCGTGA
- a CDS encoding type III pantothenate kinase, giving the protein MKQDKSILAVDIGNTNASLAVFRNCSADMERWETAARADAPLAEPDSLARALQTLGGGISGAVIGSVAGEKYSDRTAAMVESALGLRPLVADCSMQTGLTHTYKTPETLGIDRLANAAALFAICGGACVAVDFGTATTFDCVSDKGVYMGGAIAPGLGSFRAALSAAPALPDTGFDFPPSPLAQTTEDCVRSGTMFGYARMVDGMTGAMVGEMGAPRARVVATGGFARAVCGECRSVSEVDDLLTLKGLAIILIENEGLLSV; this is encoded by the coding sequence TTGAAACAGGATAAAAGCATTCTGGCGGTTGACATAGGCAACACAAACGCCTCTCTCGCCGTTTTCCGCAACTGCTCCGCAGATATGGAGCGGTGGGAGACGGCGGCGCGCGCGGACGCGCCGCTTGCAGAACCGGACTCGCTCGCCCGCGCCCTTCAAACCCTCGGCGGCGGCATATCAGGCGCGGTTATCGGCTCGGTCGCCGGAGAAAAATACTCGGACAGGACGGCGGCAATGGTTGAGTCCGCCCTCGGCCTGCGCCCCCTCGTGGCGGACTGCTCAATGCAAACCGGCCTCACGCACACCTACAAAACCCCCGAGACTCTGGGTATTGACCGGCTCGCAAACGCCGCCGCCCTGTTTGCAATTTGCGGGGGCGCATGCGTTGCGGTTGACTTCGGGACGGCAACAACCTTTGACTGCGTTTCAGACAAAGGCGTCTATATGGGCGGCGCGATAGCCCCCGGCCTCGGCTCTTTCCGCGCGGCTCTTTCCGCCGCCCCCGCCCTTCCGGATACGGGTTTTGACTTTCCCCCGTCTCCTCTTGCGCAAACCACGGAAGACTGCGTCCGCTCCGGCACAATGTTTGGCTACGCGCGCATGGTTGACGGCATGACCGGAGCAATGGTCGGGGAGATGGGCGCGCCCCGCGCGCGGGTGGTTGCCACGGGCGGGTTTGCCCGCGCCGTCTGCGGGGAGTGCCGGAGCGTTTCGGAGGTTGACGACTTGCTGACTCTTAAAGGTCTGGCAATAATTCTGATTGAAAATGAAGGACTTCTTTCTGTATAA
- the tsaD gene encoding tRNA (adenosine(37)-N6)-threonylcarbamoyltransferase complex transferase subunit TsaD, with product MGEALILGIESSCDETSASVVRNGGEVLSNIVSSQVSQHRPFGGVVPELASRSHLEAIIPVLREALDTAGARLRDMDAIAVTQGPGLLGCLLIGLTSAKALSVALDKPLVAVNHLHAHAASVAVEGGVEVPFIALVVSGGHTTLFLVRTLTEFEVLGTTRDDAAGEAFDKGAKALGLGYPGGAEIDRLAKSGDPSKIRFPRPLADTDTLWFSFSGLKTALAYGIERDGPPDAGELPHVCAGYQEAIVDSLIGKSLLAVRKTGVKNFAITGGVACNSRLREKAAEVFKRENVRLAIPSPSLCTDNAAMIAALGFHLFKEGRIAPPEVSAFSTSRVKISRGETRF from the coding sequence ATGGGCGAAGCATTGATTCTTGGCATAGAGTCATCCTGCGATGAAACCTCCGCATCGGTGGTCAGAAACGGCGGGGAGGTGCTCTCAAACATTGTTTCGTCTCAAGTGTCGCAGCACAGGCCGTTTGGCGGAGTGGTGCCGGAACTCGCATCGCGAAGCCACCTTGAGGCAATCATCCCCGTTTTGCGGGAAGCCCTTGACACCGCGGGCGCGCGGCTGCGCGACATGGACGCGATAGCGGTAACGCAGGGTCCCGGTCTGCTGGGCTGCCTGCTGATAGGGCTTACTTCGGCAAAGGCGCTCAGCGTCGCGCTGGACAAGCCGCTTGTCGCGGTCAACCACCTGCACGCCCACGCCGCGTCCGTCGCCGTGGAGGGCGGGGTTGAAGTTCCGTTCATAGCCCTTGTGGTGTCCGGCGGGCACACCACCCTGTTTCTTGTCAGGACGCTCACGGAGTTTGAGGTTCTCGGCACAACGCGCGATGACGCGGCGGGCGAGGCGTTTGACAAAGGGGCAAAGGCGCTCGGCCTCGGATATCCGGGCGGGGCGGAGATAGACCGGCTCGCAAAAAGCGGAGACCCTTCAAAGATCCGTTTCCCGCGCCCTCTCGCGGATACGGACACGCTGTGGTTCAGTTTCAGCGGGCTTAAAACGGCGCTGGCGTACGGAATAGAAAGAGACGGCCCGCCGGACGCCGGGGAACTTCCTCATGTATGCGCGGGTTATCAGGAGGCGATAGTTGACTCGCTTATCGGGAAATCACTTCTCGCCGTCCGCAAAACCGGGGTGAAAAATTTCGCAATAACGGGCGGTGTCGCGTGCAATTCGCGGCTGAGGGAAAAGGCGGCGGAGGTGTTCAAAAGGGAAAACGTCCGCCTTGCAATTCCGTCTCCCTCCCTGTGCACGGACAACGCCGCCATGATAGCCGCGCTGGGTTTTCATCTGTTCAAAGAGGGGCGGATTGCTCCCCCTGAAGTCTCGGCGTTTTCCACCTCGCGGGTGAAGATCAGCCGGGGCGAAACGCGGTTTTAA
- a CDS encoding Dabb family protein, which produces MIKHIVMWKLKDSRQNAPALKAALEGLKEKIPQIRAIEAGVNFNPSDFAADVVLYSEFDDAAALAAYQSHPDHVKVAEFLKGVATDRRVVDYEV; this is translated from the coding sequence ATGATAAAACACATAGTGATGTGGAAACTCAAAGACAGTAGGCAAAACGCGCCCGCGCTCAAGGCGGCGCTTGAGGGGCTGAAGGAGAAAATTCCGCAGATAAGGGCGATTGAAGCGGGCGTAAACTTCAACCCTTCGGATTTTGCGGCGGATGTGGTTCTGTATTCGGAATTTGATGACGCCGCCGCCCTTGCCGCCTACCAGAGCCATCCCGACCATGTGAAGGTGGCGGAGTTTTTGAAGGGCGTCGCCACTGACCGGCGCGTTGTTGATTATGAAGTTTGA